One window from the genome of Nicotiana sylvestris chromosome 9, ASM39365v2, whole genome shotgun sequence encodes:
- the LOC104220382 gene encoding calcium-dependent protein kinase 8-like: protein MGNCCVKPGKSAEKKKNKKSKPNPFSIDYGASGGGVKLVVLKEPTGQNIHDKYDLGRELGRGEFGVTYLCTEVDTGDKYACKSISKKKLRTAVDIDDVRREVEIMKHLPKHPNIVTLKDTYEDDNAVHIVMELCEGGELFDRIVARGHYTERAAAGILRTVVEVVQMCHRHGVIHRDLKPENFLFGNKKETAPLKAIDFGLSVFFKPGEHFNEIVGSPYYMAPEVLKRNYGPEVDVWSAGVILYILLCGVPPFWAETEQGVAQAIIRSVIDFKRDPWPKVSDNAKDLVKKMLDPDPTRRLTAERVLEHPWLQNIKKAPNVSLGETVKARLKQFSVMNKLKKKALTVIAEFLSAEEVAGMRDAFEMMDTGKKGQVNLGELKDGLQKLGHQTSDVDLQILMEAADVDGDGSLNYAEFVAVSVHLRKMANDEHLHKAFSFFDKNQSGYIEIEELRCALSDEDDNTSEEVINAIMHDVDTDKDGRISYEEFAAMMKAGTDWRKASRQYSRERFNSLSLKLMREGSLQLENKA from the exons ATGGGTAATTGCTGTGTGAAACCCGGCAAATCTGCtgaaaaaaagaagaacaaaaagaGCAAACCAAACCCCTTTTCAATTGATTATGGGGCATCTGGGGGTGGAGTTAAGCTTGTTGTATTGAAAGAACCAACAGGACAGAACATACATGACAAGTATGATTTGGGTCGTGAGCTCGGAAGAGGAGAATTCGGGGTTACTTACCTATGCACTGAAGTGGACACAGGCGATAAATACGCTTGCAAATCGATATCCAAAAAGAAGTTAAGGACTGCAGTGGATATCGATGATGTTAGGAGAGAGGTTGAGATCATGAAGCATTTGCCTAAGCATCCTAATATTGTGACTTTGAAGGATACATATGAGGATGATAATGCAGTGCACATTGTGATGGAACTGTGTGAGGGTGGTGAGTTGTTTGACCGTATCGTAGCTAGAGGTCACTATACCGAGAGGGCAGCAGCTGGAATTTTGAGGACTGTCGTTGAAGTTGTTCAG ATGTGTCACAGGCATGGGGTTATTCATCGTGATCTCAAACCCGAGAACTTTCTTTTTGGTAACAAGAAAGAAACAGCTCCACTGAAAGCAATTGACTTTGGGTTGTCGGTTTTCTTTAAACCTG GGGAACACTTTAATGAGATAGTGGGAAGTCCTTATTACATGGCTCCAGAGGTTCTAAAGCGTAATTATGGACCAGAGGTTGACGTCTGGAGTGCTGGAGTTATACTCTACATTCTTCTTTGTGGTGTTCCGCCCTTCTGGGCAG AGACTGAACAAGGAGTAGCCCAAGCAATTATTCGTTCTGTGATTGATTTCAAGAGGGATCCATGGCCTAAAGTTTCTGATAATGCAAAGGATCTTGTAAAGAAAATGCTTGATCCAGATCCAACTCGACGTCTCACAGCTGAGCGAGTTCTTG AGCATCCCTGGttacaaaatataaagaaagcaCCAAACGTCTCATTGGGCGAGACTGTAAAAGCAAGGCTCAAGCAGTTTTCAGTGATGAACAAGCTCAAGAAAAAAGCTCTAACG GTTATAGCTGAGTTTTTGTCTGCGGAGGAAGTGGCGGGAATGAGGGACGCATTTGAAATGATGGATACTGGAAAGAAGGGCCAGGTAAACCTTGGAGAACTTAAAGATGGTTTGCAGAAGCTTGGCCATCAGACCTCTGATGTTGATCTTCAGATTCTCATGGAAGCT GCCGATGTTGATGGAGATGGAAGTTTAAATTATGCAGAGTTCGTTGCTGTATCTGTtcatcttagaaagatggctaaTGATGAACACCTGCACAAAGCATTTTCATTTTTCGACAAAAACCAAAGTGGTTACATAGAAATCGAAGAGCTGCGTTGTGCCTTAAGTGATGAGGACGACAACACTAGTGAGGAAGTCATCAATGCCATTATGCATGATGTTGACACGGATAAG GATGGTCGAATTAGTTATGAGGAATTTGCTGCGATGATGAAGGCTGGTACGGATTGGAGAAAAGCATCGCGACAGTATTCTCGTGAACGGTTTAACAGCCTCAGCTTAAAATTGATGAGGGAGGGCTCGTTACAACTTGAAAACAAAGCCTAG